From the genome of Solidesulfovibrio carbinolicus, one region includes:
- a CDS encoding tetratricopeptide repeat protein, protein MDYTARTPDEFIDELKKRLSQNPGCGVSHYNLGTAYVAKGRLIEAEAEFHQAVECSPSLAEGYVQLGGLAMNKGDLDGCLEWNEKACRARPLFAVPYGNIGFVHLQRGDIEKAEKALRRAIKIDEKYVQALATLGSALFMQGKLDAAENFSQKALAIEPQFGPAINNLALVAMERGDFAKAQELVAQARATGFEPHPDMVREIEAALKA, encoded by the coding sequence ATGGATTACACCGCCCGCACTCCCGACGAATTCATCGACGAGCTTAAAAAACGCCTGTCCCAGAACCCCGGCTGCGGCGTGTCCCACTACAACCTGGGCACGGCCTACGTGGCCAAGGGACGCCTGATCGAGGCCGAGGCGGAATTCCACCAGGCCGTGGAGTGTTCGCCGAGCCTGGCCGAGGGCTATGTGCAGCTCGGCGGCCTGGCCATGAACAAGGGCGACCTCGACGGCTGTCTGGAATGGAACGAAAAGGCCTGCCGGGCCCGGCCCCTTTTCGCCGTGCCCTACGGCAACATCGGCTTTGTCCATCTCCAGCGCGGCGACATCGAAAAGGCCGAAAAGGCCCTGCGCCGGGCGATTAAGATCGACGAGAAGTACGTCCAGGCCCTGGCCACCCTGGGCAGCGCCCTTTTTATGCAGGGCAAGCTGGACGCGGCCGAGAACTTCAGCCAGAAGGCCCTGGCCATCGAACCCCAGTTCGGGCCGGCCATCAACAATCTGGCCCTGGTGGCCATGGAGCGCGGCGATTTCGCCAAGGCCCAGGAGCTGGTCGCCCAGGCCCGGGCCACCGGCTTCGAGCCCCATCCCGACATGGTGCGCGAGATCGAAGCCGCCCTGAAGGCCTAA
- a CDS encoding YkgJ family cysteine cluster protein, which yields MQLDFSPAFARYEAIAAEADAAFAKVASLCPDMVSCGEGCSDCCHALFDLTFIEALYLNRKFNEAFPPGPARDAVLERANAADRDAAKLKRKAFRADEQGVSTREILESIARERIRCPLLGDDDRCILYKSRPLTCRLYGVPLEISGEARTCGNTGFAPGGRYPTVKIEKLQDKLVALSQELVASIPTKLPLMAEMLVPVSFALVTDFDDEFLGLLTEEEMVKLHEQEAKWAAAADPFAPAGGPAGSACGSCGEQAGSPACSSCTGGTSWVLPGPDGESGGKAD from the coding sequence ATGCAGTTGGATTTTTCCCCCGCCTTTGCCCGCTATGAAGCCATTGCCGCCGAAGCCGACGCCGCCTTCGCCAAGGTCGCGTCCCTGTGCCCGGACATGGTCAGCTGCGGCGAAGGGTGCAGCGATTGCTGCCATGCCCTGTTCGACCTGACCTTTATCGAGGCCCTGTACCTCAACCGCAAATTCAACGAAGCCTTTCCGCCCGGCCCGGCCCGCGACGCCGTGCTGGAGCGGGCCAACGCCGCCGACCGCGACGCCGCCAAGCTCAAGCGCAAGGCCTTCCGGGCCGACGAACAGGGCGTGTCCACCCGCGAGATCCTCGAAAGCATCGCCCGCGAGCGCATCCGCTGCCCGCTTCTGGGCGACGACGACCGTTGCATCCTCTACAAAAGCCGCCCCCTCACCTGCCGGCTCTACGGCGTGCCCCTGGAGATTTCCGGCGAGGCCCGCACCTGCGGCAATACCGGCTTCGCCCCGGGCGGCCGCTATCCCACGGTCAAGATCGAAAAGCTCCAGGACAAGCTCGTGGCCCTGTCCCAGGAACTGGTGGCCTCCATCCCCACCAAGCTGCCGCTGATGGCCGAAATGCTCGTGCCGGTGTCCTTTGCCCTGGTCACGGATTTCGACGACGAGTTCCTGGGCCTTTTGACCGAGGAAGAAATGGTCAAGCTGCACGAGCAGGAAGCCAAGTGGGCGGCCGCGGCCGATCCCTTCGCCCCGGCCGGCGGCCCGGCCGGCTCGGCCTGTGGCTCCTGCGGCGAACAGGCCGGCTCGCCCGCCTGTTCCTCCTGCACCGGGGGCACGTCCTGGGTCCTGCCCGGCCCGGACGGCGAGTCCGGCGGCAAGGCGGATTAG
- a CDS encoding ferredoxin, whose protein sequence is MGYRVIVDTQKCIGDGECVDVCPVEVYEMRDGKAVAVNMEECLGCESCVEVCDQKAIIVEEQ, encoded by the coding sequence ATGGGATATCGCGTCATTGTTGACACGCAAAAATGCATTGGCGACGGCGAATGCGTGGACGTGTGTCCGGTGGAAGTTTATGAGATGCGCGACGGCAAGGCCGTGGCCGTCAACATGGAAGAATGCCTGGGCTGCGAATCCTGCGTCGAGGTGTGCGACCAGAAAGCCATCATCGTCGAAGAGCAGTAG
- a CDS encoding protein kinase domain-containing protein has product MRSIGKYAIHGVLGRGGMGAVFRASMPVIGRMAALKLLRPNELTLGLWGEARVRRLFRDEAALLGGLRHKNLVDVFDYDESGPWPFFVMEYYGESLGSIIGETYRVEAKSRRLPVPRACCYAAQLLEGLARLHYAGIVHRDVKPFNLLVSEGDVLKITDLGLSKVRGEAFGGPSNVKVGSPYYAAPEQEDDPERADARADLYAVGVTLFRMLTGCLPEWGEWAASRRVPELGDDFDGLLACALAENPAGRFADARSMAEALDAALAAWRRRMDGVCAAAPESLCPRCVPDGAAAPRSEPAMVDARAARAAFGLDELWRPLAYWPGRLADTGSGMVLDGATGLCWARQAAPYALTWPAAAAYVEGLNAARFGGFADWRLPTVPELMTLLSPEPVGEGYCQPAALSQPVRRVWSADRANYVSAWVADVELGYLAKADFCCPAAVRAVRGL; this is encoded by the coding sequence ATGCGGTCTATCGGGAAGTACGCGATTCACGGGGTTCTCGGACGCGGCGGCATGGGCGCGGTGTTTCGGGCCTCCATGCCGGTCATCGGCCGCATGGCGGCGCTCAAGCTCCTGCGCCCCAACGAACTGACCCTGGGCCTGTGGGGCGAGGCGCGGGTGCGGCGGCTTTTCCGCGACGAGGCGGCCCTGCTTGGCGGGCTGCGCCACAAAAACCTCGTTGACGTCTTCGACTATGACGAATCCGGGCCGTGGCCCTTTTTCGTCATGGAATATTACGGCGAATCCCTGGGCTCCATCATCGGCGAAACCTACCGGGTGGAGGCCAAAAGCCGCCGCCTGCCCGTGCCCCGGGCCTGCTGTTATGCCGCCCAGCTCCTGGAAGGCCTGGCCCGGCTGCACTACGCCGGCATCGTCCACCGCGACGTCAAGCCTTTCAACCTGCTGGTCAGCGAAGGCGACGTGCTCAAAATCACCGACCTTGGGCTATCCAAGGTGCGCGGCGAGGCGTTCGGCGGTCCGTCCAACGTCAAGGTCGGCTCGCCGTACTATGCCGCCCCGGAGCAGGAGGACGATCCCGAACGGGCCGACGCCCGCGCCGACCTCTACGCCGTGGGCGTGACGCTTTTTCGGATGCTCACCGGTTGCCTGCCCGAATGGGGCGAGTGGGCCGCCTCGCGGCGCGTGCCGGAGCTGGGCGACGATTTCGACGGACTATTGGCCTGCGCCCTGGCCGAGAACCCGGCCGGCCGCTTTGCCGACGCCCGGTCCATGGCCGAGGCCCTGGACGCGGCTTTGGCCGCCTGGCGGCGGCGCATGGACGGGGTGTGCGCCGCCGCGCCGGAGTCGCTGTGTCCGCGCTGCGTGCCGGACGGCGCGGCCGCGCCCCGTAGCGAGCCGGCCATGGTCGATGCCCGGGCGGCCCGGGCCGCCTTCGGCCTGGACGAACTCTGGCGGCCCCTGGCCTACTGGCCGGGGCGGCTTGCGGACACGGGAAGCGGGATGGTGCTGGACGGGGCCACGGGGCTTTGCTGGGCGCGCCAGGCCGCGCCCTACGCCCTGACCTGGCCGGCGGCGGCGGCCTATGTGGAGGGGCTCAACGCCGCCCGATTCGGCGGCTTTGCCGACTGGCGGCTGCCCACCGTCCCCGAGCTCATGACGCTGTTGTCCCCAGAACCCGTGGGCGAGGGCTATTGCCAGCCGGCGGCGCTGTCCCAGCCCGTGCGCCGGGTCTGGAGCGCTGATCGGGCCAACTATGTTTCGGCCTGGGTGGCCGACGTGGAGCTGGGCTACTTGGCCAAGGCGGACTTCTGCTGTCCGGCGGCGGTCCGGGCCGTGCGGGGGCTTTGA
- a CDS encoding bifunctional adenosylcobinamide kinase/adenosylcobinamide-phosphate guanylyltransferase, which produces MIQLVLGGVRSGKSALGERLLAQGPAPRRVVVTGKALDVAFRERILAHKRARDPGLAVIEAGAEAMDVLAREAAHGGTVLLDSLDFWLFACHGEDADPSDQLARGLAPYADAGGPQLVVVSSETGLGPIAADPATRRFVDALGALNQAVAAAAHDVRLVAAGLSIQLKGNAA; this is translated from the coding sequence GTGATACAACTCGTGTTGGGCGGCGTGCGCTCGGGAAAATCGGCCCTGGGCGAACGGCTTTTGGCCCAGGGCCCGGCCCCGCGCCGGGTGGTGGTCACGGGCAAGGCCCTGGACGTCGCTTTCCGGGAACGCATCCTGGCCCACAAGCGCGCCCGCGACCCGGGTCTGGCCGTCATCGAGGCCGGGGCCGAGGCCATGGACGTCCTGGCCCGGGAAGCGGCCCACGGCGGCACGGTGTTGCTGGACAGCCTGGACTTTTGGCTTTTTGCCTGTCATGGCGAAGATGCGGACCCCAGTGATCAACTGGCCCGGGGCCTGGCCCCCTACGCCGACGCAGGCGGCCCGCAACTTGTCGTGGTCAGCAGCGAGACGGGCCTTGGCCCCATCGCCGCCGACCCGGCCACGCGCCGGTTTGTCGATGCCCTGGGCGCGCTCAACCAGGCCGTGGCCGCCGCCGCCCATGACGTGCGTCTGGTCGCCGCAGGACTCTCCATCCAGCTCAAGGGAAACGCCGCATGA
- a CDS encoding glycosyltransferase family 2 protein: MGKLTYLRPRRGDIQPVLVLLTSHRLDCFLVCIRCLERYTDCSRFKRIYIVANALTPEHLAMAKGFVARHANAVLLERGPRGLVPAVLEAQNEIYAAHIDDVIIKIDEDLFVTPHWLEHLIDGYLDHAERPDVPLVMPLVPISPPGRHVLNRFLRLSYPSERHMFVGPPIEENWVYHRWMWEKLVHENLAEVYLRDAPPKYAYVGYLTINCVIFDQRMMRLVLPFPTTKVAGQTTTDEKALNLALAAGHMKVAVLGRSLAHHYSFSKCEDYLRSHMPLERVWRFMQGLPDAPVVAPRRRWPVVPGELKLLKVGG, from the coding sequence ATGGGCAAGCTAACCTATCTTCGACCGCGACGCGGCGATATCCAGCCGGTTCTGGTGCTGCTCACCTCGCACAGGCTCGATTGCTTCCTCGTCTGCATCCGTTGTCTGGAGCGCTACACCGACTGTTCCCGGTTCAAGCGCATTTACATCGTGGCCAACGCCTTGACCCCGGAGCACTTGGCCATGGCCAAGGGCTTCGTGGCCCGCCACGCCAACGCCGTGCTCCTGGAGCGCGGGCCGCGCGGCCTGGTTCCGGCCGTGCTGGAGGCCCAAAACGAGATCTACGCCGCCCACATCGACGACGTCATCATCAAGATCGACGAAGACCTGTTCGTCACCCCGCACTGGCTCGAACACCTCATCGACGGCTACCTCGACCACGCCGAACGTCCTGACGTGCCGCTGGTCATGCCGCTTGTGCCCATAAGCCCGCCCGGGCGCCACGTCCTCAACCGCTTCCTGCGCCTGTCCTACCCCTCCGAACGCCACATGTTCGTCGGACCGCCCATCGAGGAAAACTGGGTCTACCACCGCTGGATGTGGGAAAAGCTCGTCCACGAGAATCTGGCCGAGGTCTACCTGCGCGACGCGCCGCCCAAGTATGCCTACGTGGGCTACCTCACCATCAACTGCGTGATTTTTGACCAGCGTATGATGCGGCTGGTGCTGCCCTTCCCCACCACCAAGGTGGCCGGCCAGACCACCACCGACGAAAAGGCCCTTAACCTGGCCCTTGCCGCCGGCCACATGAAGGTGGCCGTCCTGGGACGCAGCCTGGCCCATCACTACAGCTTCTCCAAGTGCGAGGACTACCTGCGCTCTCACATGCCGCTTGAGCGGGTGTGGCGGTTCATGCAGGGCCTGCCCGACGCGCCGGTGGTCGCGCCGCGCCGCCGCTGGCCGGTCGTGCCCGGCGAGCTTAAGCTCCTCAAGGTGGGCGGCTGA
- a CDS encoding DVU0298 family protein: protein MPSRRRLMTDVREALALPTAEAALAALAPIAPINRQGPLFSLLLSPEAVIGWRAVVAFGASMADMAATRLEDAREVWRNLMWRVNEESGNIAWGIPQCMGETLARTPTLAADYHRILISYVQDMEGDCTFIDHAPLRLGAWWAIARLAQAAPQLAARALPELTAALDDCSPEARGLAALAIERIKPSPAKTLLAALSRAAADPATFTRFDGWDLVPDTVAARGQAALAACRLCG, encoded by the coding sequence ATGCCCTCCCGCCGCCGCCTCATGACCGACGTTCGCGAGGCTCTTGCGTTGCCGACCGCCGAGGCCGCCCTGGCCGCCCTGGCCCCCATCGCGCCCATCAACCGCCAGGGACCGCTTTTTTCCCTGCTCCTCAGTCCCGAGGCCGTCATCGGCTGGCGGGCCGTGGTGGCCTTTGGCGCGTCCATGGCCGACATGGCCGCCACGCGCCTGGAAGACGCCCGGGAGGTTTGGCGCAACCTCATGTGGCGGGTCAACGAGGAGTCGGGCAACATCGCCTGGGGCATCCCCCAGTGCATGGGCGAAACGCTCGCCCGCACGCCGACGCTTGCCGCCGACTACCACCGCATTCTTATTTCCTACGTCCAGGACATGGAGGGCGACTGCACCTTCATCGACCACGCGCCCTTGCGCCTGGGGGCCTGGTGGGCCATCGCCCGGCTGGCCCAGGCCGCGCCCCAGCTGGCCGCCCGGGCCTTGCCGGAACTGACCGCCGCTCTGGACGACTGCTCCCCCGAAGCCCGGGGGCTGGCCGCCCTGGCCATCGAGCGTATCAAGCCCTCTCCCGCCAAGACCTTGCTGGCCGCCCTGTCCCGGGCCGCCGCCGATCCGGCTACGTTCACGCGCTTTGACGGCTGGGATCTCGTGCCCGACACCGTGGCCGCCCGGGGCCAGGCCGCCCTGGCCGCCTGCCGGCTGTGCGGCTAG
- a CDS encoding DHH family phosphoesterase — MSPFRKMSQAGADLNQAIGRGDRWLILINADPDALASAMALRRIMAYRAETVGIAHVNEVKRPDNLAMMRFLRIPSVPFAPGLCAAYNRFAMVDSQPHHHPAFAGRHYSIVIDHHPLLSDHPCDAEYCDIRPDYGSVSSIMAEYLRGLRIRPGKLLATALVYGIKTDTQSFERHFIEADVRAFSALTKHADMVLVRKIISSEYHRRWLKFFSKAFRKMRFVGVRGLFVYMDVLESPDILVMLADFFTRVHGLSWNMLAAVVKGTVVVVFRGDGIGRNMGHMAAKLFGDIGSAGGHRGAARAEIPLDKLGGKPVEEFLYKRLTGHRLPTKEQCPVEFPAPAQSPRTARTAAGQQKSALAK; from the coding sequence ATGAGCCCATTTCGCAAGATGTCCCAGGCAGGAGCCGACCTCAATCAGGCCATCGGCCGGGGCGATCGCTGGCTGATCCTTATTAACGCCGACCCCGACGCCCTGGCTTCGGCCATGGCCCTGCGGCGCATCATGGCCTACCGGGCCGAGACCGTGGGCATCGCCCACGTCAACGAGGTCAAGCGGCCCGACAACCTGGCCATGATGCGTTTTTTGCGCATCCCCTCAGTCCCCTTTGCCCCGGGCCTGTGCGCCGCCTACAACCGCTTCGCCATGGTGGATTCCCAGCCCCACCACCATCCCGCTTTCGCCGGGCGGCACTATTCCATCGTCATCGACCACCATCCCCTTTTGTCCGACCACCCCTGCGACGCCGAGTATTGCGACATCCGGCCGGACTACGGCTCGGTGAGCTCGATCATGGCCGAATATCTGCGGGGACTGCGCATCCGGCCGGGCAAGCTCCTGGCCACGGCGCTGGTTTACGGCATCAAGACCGACACCCAGAGCTTCGAGCGCCACTTCATCGAAGCCGACGTGCGGGCCTTTAGCGCGCTGACCAAGCACGCCGACATGGTGCTTGTGCGCAAGATCATCTCCAGCGAATACCATCGCCGCTGGCTGAAATTTTTCTCCAAGGCGTTTCGCAAGATGCGCTTCGTGGGCGTGCGCGGGCTTTTCGTCTACATGGACGTCCTGGAGAGTCCGGACATCCTGGTCATGCTGGCGGATTTCTTCACCCGGGTCCACGGCCTGTCGTGGAACATGCTGGCGGCGGTGGTCAAGGGCACGGTGGTGGTGGTCTTTCGCGGCGACGGCATCGGCCGCAACATGGGCCACATGGCGGCCAAACTTTTCGGCGACATCGGCTCAGCCGGCGGCCACCGGGGCGCGGCCCGGGCCGAGATTCCGCTGGATAAGCTCGGCGGCAAGCCGGTGGAGGAATTCCTCTACAAGCGCCTCACCGGCCATCGGCTGCCGACCAAGGAGCAGTGCCCGGTGGAGTTTCCGGCTCCGGCTCAAAGCCCCCGCACGGCCCGGACCGCCGCCGGACAGCAGAAGTCCGCCTTGGCCAAGTAG
- a CDS encoding transporter substrate-binding domain-containing protein has protein sequence MRPRPWATVLARLLGGLCLAWMVLAPAAVLAVELSPPEARYVAERGVVTLCVDPDWPPFETIDAAGRHVGIAADLLGLVAERTGLRFTLVPTASWDESLEAARQGRCRALSFLNRTPQREQWLLFTRPLLSDVNVFITREEHAFIADPGRLDGETIVFPSGTAMEELIRRDYPNLNILTTASEDEAIAMVSDRQADMTMRSLIVAAYTIKKRGLFNLKIAGQLPYYANNLGLGVVGDDRTLVDILNKGIDTITTAERAAIENRHVSINVQTVTDYGALAKVLGAVLALAALGGVWAIKVKRLNTALRREIERREELERMREDVEQIIRHDLVTPLSGIIGIPELLETEENLTPQQRELLRHAATSGRRMLATIRLAGDLARMEKGTYHVAKADCDVLGIIRAARVNLDKLFALKGLAFAVSLDGRPAGAVDRALARGDANLLGNLFENLLKNAAEASPQGGEVAIDIRLPDGTVAVRNQGQVPPDIVDTFFEKYVTRGKTFGTGLGTYSARLIARAHGGDAVLDLGEPDQVTVRVLLPGLTAAR, from the coding sequence TTGCGGCCGCGGCCGTGGGCAACGGTTCTGGCCCGGCTCCTTGGGGGGCTGTGTCTGGCTTGGATGGTTCTGGCTCCGGCGGCGGTCCTGGCCGTGGAACTCTCGCCGCCCGAAGCCCGCTACGTGGCTGAACGGGGTGTGGTCACCCTGTGCGTGGACCCGGACTGGCCGCCGTTTGAGACCATCGACGCCGCCGGCCGCCACGTCGGCATCGCCGCCGACCTGCTCGGGCTTGTGGCCGAACGCACTGGCCTGCGCTTTACGCTTGTGCCCACCGCCTCCTGGGACGAAAGCCTTGAAGCGGCGCGCCAGGGCCGCTGCCGGGCGCTCAGCTTCCTCAACCGGACGCCCCAACGCGAGCAGTGGCTGCTGTTCACCCGACCGCTTTTAAGCGACGTCAACGTCTTTATCACCCGCGAGGAGCATGCCTTCATCGCCGACCCGGGCCGGCTAGACGGCGAGACCATCGTCTTTCCCTCGGGCACGGCCATGGAAGAACTGATCCGCCGAGACTACCCCAACCTCAACATCCTCACCACGGCCAGCGAGGACGAGGCCATCGCCATGGTGTCCGACCGCCAGGCGGACATGACCATGCGCTCGCTCATCGTCGCCGCCTACACCATCAAGAAGCGCGGGCTGTTCAATCTCAAAATCGCCGGCCAGCTCCCGTACTATGCCAACAACCTGGGCCTGGGCGTTGTCGGCGACGACCGGACGCTGGTCGATATCCTCAACAAGGGCATCGACACCATTACCACGGCCGAGCGGGCGGCCATCGAGAACCGGCACGTGTCCATCAACGTCCAGACCGTGACGGATTACGGAGCCTTGGCCAAGGTGCTGGGCGCGGTCCTGGCCTTGGCCGCCCTGGGCGGGGTATGGGCGATCAAGGTCAAGCGGCTCAACACGGCGCTGCGCCGGGAGATCGAGCGCCGGGAGGAGCTTGAGCGGATGCGCGAGGACGTGGAGCAGATCATCCGCCACGATCTGGTCACGCCCCTGTCCGGGATCATCGGCATTCCGGAGCTGCTGGAAACCGAGGAAAACCTGACGCCCCAGCAACGGGAGCTCTTGCGCCATGCCGCCACCTCCGGCCGGCGCATGTTGGCCACCATTCGCCTGGCCGGCGATCTGGCCCGGATGGAGAAAGGAACCTATCACGTCGCCAAGGCCGATTGCGACGTGCTCGGGATCATCCGGGCGGCGCGGGTCAATCTGGACAAGCTTTTCGCCCTCAAGGGACTTGCCTTTGCCGTGTCCCTGGACGGGCGGCCGGCCGGGGCCGTGGACCGCGCCCTGGCCCGGGGGGACGCCAATCTGCTGGGCAACCTGTTCGAGAATCTGCTCAAAAACGCGGCTGAGGCCTCGCCCCAAGGCGGGGAAGTCGCGATCGACATCCGGCTTCCCGACGGGACGGTCGCCGTGCGCAACCAAGGCCAAGTGCCGCCGGACATCGTGGACACGTTTTTCGAGAAATACGTCACCCGGGGCAAGACCTTCGGGACCGGCCTTGGAACCTATTCGGCCCGGCTCATCGCCCGGGCCCACGGCGGCGACGCGGTCCTGGACCTCGGCGAACCCGATCAGGTCACGGTGCGGGTCTTGCTGCCGGGCCTTACAGCGGCGCGTTGA